The following coding sequences lie in one Arachis ipaensis cultivar K30076 chromosome B05, Araip1.1, whole genome shotgun sequence genomic window:
- the LOC107640099 gene encoding probable vacuolar amino acid transporter YPQ2 — MSQSYCMTEGKSYACVGWVEKYFNDCLCNIKDEISFGFGFMSLICWGVADIPQIITNFHTKSSHGVSLAFLLTWVAGDIFNLVGCLLEPATLPTQYYTALLYTVTTIVLVVQSLYYDYIYRWRMRHRQKMNNDKVDEEEKKAGHDCGISIKPNGTDMTMKATPRRTQPEQLYYTSARSMAGSFTPPFRGGYLSGDDCCSDEDEAAATSRRRFPATWTSMSLPVTASLNLPFLHRGNAFRFHHENENQIRESAVVGQCLGWLMAAIYMGGRLPQIFLNIKRGSVEGLNPLMFIFALIANATYVGSIVVRSSEWESIKANMPWLLDAIVCVALDLFIILQYTYYRYFRRPTIDHEADYGFYQEARKVAAAS; from the exons ATGTCGCAGTCTTACTGCATGACGGAGGGGAAATCATACGCATGCGTGGGTTGGGTTGAGAAATACTTCAACGATTGTCTTTGTAATATTAAAGATGAGATATCATTCGGGTTTGGTTTCATGAGTCTAATATGTTGGGGTGTAGCAGACATTCCTCAGATAATAACCAATTTTCACACTAAGTCAAGCCATGGAGTCTCCCTAGCCTTTCTCCTCACTTGGGTTGCAGG TGATATATTCAACCTCGTGGGTTGTCTCCTGGAGCCAGCTACG TTGCCCACACAATACTACACAGCTCtg CTTTACACAGTGACAACAATCGTATTAGTTGTGCAAAGCTTGTACTATGACTATATCTATAGATGGCGAATGCGTCATCGTCAGAAGATGAACAACGACAAG GtggatgaagaagagaagaaagcagGGCACGACTGTGGGATTTCAATAAAACCAAACGGCACAGACATGACCATGAAGGCAACACCGAGAAGAACGCAACCAGAACAACTGTATTATAC gtCAGCTCGATCAATGGCTGGAAGTTTTACTCCTCCATTTAGAGGAGGGTACCTGAGCGGCGATGATTGTTGTTCTGATGAGGATGAGGCAGCAGCAACCAGCAGAAGACGCTTCCCTGCTACATGGACATCGATGTCCCTCCCTGTAACAGCATCGCTTAACTTGCCCTTCCTCCACCGGGGTAATGCTTTCAGATTTCATCATGAAAATGAGAATCAGATACGAGAGAGTGCAGTGGTGGGTCAATGCCTAGGCTGGCTCATGGCTGCAATATATATGGGTGGTCGTCTCCCTCAGATTTTCTTGAAC ATTAAAAGAGGCAGTGTAGAG GGACTAAATCCTctcatgttcatctttgcactcaTCGCTAATGCCACTTACGTGGGAAG TATTGTTGTACGAAGCAGCGAATGGGAAAGCATCAAAGCAAATATGCCATGGTTGTTGGACGCCATAGTCTGCGTGGCCTTGGACCTATTT ATAATATTGCAGTACACCTACTATAGATACTTCCGGAGGCCAACAATTGATCATGAAGCTGATTATGGATTCTACCAAGAAGCCAGAAAAGTTGCCGCAGCCTCTTGA